TCCACCCATATTTTAACGGATTCACGGGTTTATGAGACTTTTCTCTGTATGACTCCAATTATTCCGATGGCTGCGGTATCTTCCGTTTTCAGAGGCTATTTTCAAGGAAAACAAAATATGATTCCGACTGCCATTTCACAAACTGTAGAGACTATGGTCCGAATTGTATTTGTTCTTATCTTTGCCTACCTGATGCTTCCTTACGGCATTCCTATGGCTGCGGCGGGTGCTATGGTCGGGGTACTGACCGGTGAGGTTTGCGGAATGCTTGTTCTAATCTTTCATTATAATAACAAGAAACAGCGCGAAGGCGGGGGTTTGAAGGCACATATCGGTACCAGCCAGACCGGAAACCGGCTATCCAATTTACGCAAAATTCTCCGGATTTCCATTCCGGTTACCCTAAGCAAACTGGTTGGTGCAACTTCTTATTTGTTTGAATCCATTCTTCTTACACAAAGCCTGCTCCTGGCAGGGATTTCAACCAGTGTAGCTACCGCCCAGTACGGGGTTTTGCAAGGAATGATTCTGCCTATTTTATTGCTTCCCAGTGCCCTGACAAACTCACTATCCGTATCGCTTATCCCCTCTCTCAGTGCTGCACTGGCACGAAAAGATACCGTCACTATCCATAAACGATTAAACCAGGCATTAAGGCTTGCTCTGATAACAGGGGCACCTTTTGCTGTTCTAATGTTTGTTCTGGCGGAACCGATCTGTTCCCTTATGTACAAAGATCCCAATATTGCAGTGATGTTGAAAATGATGGCTCCTATTGCCCTTTTTATTTATCTTCAGGCCCCCCTTCAAGCGGCCCTCCAGGCTTTGGATAAGCCCGGAAATGCTCTGGTGAATACCCTGGTCGGCTCGATTGTTAAGCTAGGGCTCATCTATTTTCTGGCCAGTAGGCCCGAAATGGGCATTCTAGGTGCCATAATGGCAATCAACATCAACATTGTCTTGGTTACTCTTCTTCATGCTGCAACCGTCATGAAAACGGTCAGGTTTACCCTGGAAGGAGGCGATTTTCTGAAAGTAGGGCTGTCCATGCTGTTAACAGGGTCAGGTATCTATTTAAGTACTCTGGCTTTCGCGGGTCAAAAACTGTTTGTCCTTTTTCTTCTTTCCGCTTCTCTGGGACTTGTGCTTTATCTTCTCGCCCTCATTGCCTTGGGTTTACTTCATGTCCGCGATTTCTCGCGTATTCTTCATATGGGGAAGAATCTGATCAAATGAACACACCATAACCTGAAAATGTTAGAAGCATCTAAAGGTTAAGTATGCTATTTACGGTCAATGTACAACTGTCCCTTATGGTCTACACTGCAGTAGAATACATCTTTAAAATCTTCAACGCCTTTTTCCTGAAGCTCTTTTTTTAGCCAGAAACGGGTTTGTCCAATTTCAGCCAGGTTACCATCCTGTACTTTGCCGTCCATAATAAGCGGAACCGGCAGACCCGCATAACGGATCTTGGGGGTGCAGGAATTGAACTCTTCATCGTCTCCTTTTTGGTGTATACTTTGTTTTTCAAAAACACTCAGCTTGCCTGAAGGTTCCAATATAGCAAATTCTACATCCCCAACGTTCATGACCCGTTGTTGACGAAGCTGTACAATTAAATCGTCCAGGTTATATCTCTGTTTTTTCATCTCTTCCCTATCCAGCTTGCCCTTGTTGATAAGCACACTCGGTTTACCATCGAATAACCGCCGGATACTCTCATTTTTTAATGTCAAATAAGCCACTCCCAGTTGGATCAATACCAGTGTCAGCATCGGCACAAGCCCCGTTATTAAAGGTTTGGCTGAATCCTCAAGCACAAATACCGCGATTTCAGCAATCATAATGGAGATAACCAGATCGAAGAGTGACAATTTTCCAATCTCTCGTTTGCCCATTATCCGAAGCATAATGAACACTACAAAATAGATCAGCACCGTCCTCAAAAAAATGATCCAAATATCCATATAAGCTGCCTCCCACCCAGTTATGTGTATGTCTTCAGGTAGTGTCACCTCCTTCCATAGGGCACATACCACTCTTCTCTTGCATAATTCTTGGCAGCTATTCCATTCCCGTTCGAACTTGTACTATATATGGCATTTGACCCATACAATGAAAGCAATAAGGTGAATATATTCATGATAGAAAGGACGGGATTTATTTGGAACTTATGGAAAAAGGAAGCCGGTTCCGCTTCTCATCTCCTCTTCTCAGCGGTCTCTTGGCATCTTGCCTGACCATGCTTGTGATTACAATACTTTCATCCCTGTTTGTGTGGATGAGCAGTGCCGAGGAATCATCTCTTGGTACCTACAGTTTTTTAAACTATTTAATCTCTATGTTTATTGGAGGCTGGACCGCAGGTAAAAAAGCCGGCCGGAAGGGCTGGTATTACGGTTTGCTATTGTCCGGTATTTACTGTATTCTCATGTGGATTATTGGATTTCTGGCTTTAAATATTCATCTTAGCCTGCGCTCCTTCATCATGCTGGCCTGCTGCATGCTCGCCGGTTGCATAGGAGGCATGCTCGGAGTCAACACCAAAAAATAATTCACCGCATGGAACGGCGTGTTGTGATATAATGACAGAACTTTGAAATGTTTATTTTCTTCCATTTTCAGAGGTGACGTACCCTATTTAATATTCTCCAGGTTCATTATGATCTCCTAAAGCAGCGTAATGCCGGAGATTAAAAAAACAGGTATCTCTTTTGAGTACACCTGTTTTTTTATACGGACAAGCAAGTTGCATCCATAATAAGACCATTGTAAAACCTGTTGCTGGTCTTATCTGCCAACACATTTATTCCTTGTCAGATACTGTGCTGTTTACTACGGTATTCACGGAACCGCGGTCAAAGGTTAACTTAGTGGTGTCATTCACACGAAGAACTACTACATCGTCTGTAATTTCCACGATAGAACCGTGCAGTCCTCCGATCGTAACTACCTTGTCCCCTTTTTTAAGATTAGACAGCATCAAATTACGTGCTTTCTGTCTTTTCTGCTGAGGACGGATCAGCAAGAAATACAGCACAACAAACATAAGAATAAGCGGACCGTAAGTAAACAAAAATCCCATTCCGCCTGCTTGCTGTGCAGCAGCAAGTTGCATCATTAAATGATTTCCTCCTTTCTAGAATCCTTTCTCATTGTCAAAAAGACCATACTTTGCAAAAAACTCATCCCGGAAGTCCAGTAAACGATCTTCACGTATCGCTTCCCTGACTTGACGCATAAGATCAAGCAGGAAGTGAAGGTTATGATACGTTGTCAGCCGGATGCCGAAAGTTTCGTCCGCTTTAATCAGATGGCGGATATATGCACGGCTGTAATGTTTACATGTATAACAGGAGCATTCTGGATCAAGCGGGCCAAAATCCTCTGCATACTTCGCGTTGCGAACCACCAGACGTCCTGAACTGGTCATGACAGTACCATTGCGCGCGATTCGGGTAGGCAATACACAATCAAACATGTCTACT
This Paenibacillus larvae subsp. larvae DNA region includes the following protein-coding sequences:
- the spoVB gene encoding stage V sporulation protein B, which gives rise to MTKQSFLKGTLILLAAGILNRILGFIPRMTLPRVIGAEGVGLYQMGWPFLIVILTLITGGIPLAVAKLVAEAEAEHNEKRSRSILKISLALSMLLAALFTLLCLISAKWISTHILTDSRVYETFLCMTPIIPMAAVSSVFRGYFQGKQNMIPTAISQTVETMVRIVFVLIFAYLMLPYGIPMAAAGAMVGVLTGEVCGMLVLIFHYNNKKQREGGGLKAHIGTSQTGNRLSNLRKILRISIPVTLSKLVGATSYLFESILLTQSLLLAGISTSVATAQYGVLQGMILPILLLPSALTNSLSVSLIPSLSAALARKDTVTIHKRLNQALRLALITGAPFAVLMFVLAEPICSLMYKDPNIAVMLKMMAPIALFIYLQAPLQAALQALDKPGNALVNTLVGSIVKLGLIYFLASRPEMGILGAIMAININIVLVTLLHAATVMKTVRFTLEGGDFLKVGLSMLLTGSGIYLSTLAFAGQKLFVLFLLSASLGLVLYLLALIALGLLHVRDFSRILHMGKNLIK
- a CDS encoding TIGR04086 family membrane protein, which encodes MEKGSRFRFSSPLLSGLLASCLTMLVITILSSLFVWMSSAEESSLGTYSFLNYLISMFIGGWTAGKKAGRKGWYYGLLLSGIYCILMWIIGFLALNIHLSLRSFIMLACCMLAGCIGGMLGVNTKK
- a CDS encoding DUF421 domain-containing protein — protein: MDIWIIFLRTVLIYFVVFIMLRIMGKREIGKLSLFDLVISIMIAEIAVFVLEDSAKPLITGLVPMLTLVLIQLGVAYLTLKNESIRRLFDGKPSVLINKGKLDREEMKKQRYNLDDLIVQLRQQRVMNVGDVEFAILEPSGKLSVFEKQSIHQKGDDEEFNSCTPKIRYAGLPVPLIMDGKVQDGNLAEIGQTRFWLKKELQEKGVEDFKDVFYCSVDHKGQLYIDRK
- the yajC gene encoding preprotein translocase subunit YajC, translating into MMQLAAAQQAGGMGFLFTYGPLILMFVVLYFLLIRPQQKRQKARNLMLSNLKKGDKVVTIGGLHGSIVEITDDVVVLRVNDTTKLTFDRGSVNTVVNSTVSDKE